A single genomic interval of Adhaeribacter pallidiroseus harbors:
- a CDS encoding RrF2 family transcriptional regulator: MLSKKAKYALKALLYLTKNADKGLILISDISERERIPRKFLEAILVDLKTQGLLQSTRGKNGGYALVKDPSQISVGNVIRMIDGPLAPIPCVSHLYYRKCDECVDEITCEIRIVMKKVRDSTANILDTTYLTDLEKMNTLVA; encoded by the coding sequence ATGCTTTCAAAAAAAGCGAAATACGCTCTAAAAGCCCTCTTATACCTCACCAAAAACGCCGATAAAGGCCTCATTCTTATTTCGGATATTTCCGAGCGGGAACGTATTCCCCGTAAATTCCTGGAAGCTATTCTGGTAGATTTAAAAACCCAGGGCTTGCTGCAAAGTACCCGCGGTAAAAATGGCGGCTACGCTTTAGTAAAAGATCCTTCGCAAATTTCCGTGGGCAACGTTATCCGCATGATCGACGGCCCGCTGGCTCCTATTCCCTGCGTGAGTCATTTGTATTACCGCAAATGCGACGAGTGCGTTGACGAAATAACCTGCGAAATCCGGATTGTGATGAAAAAGGTGCGTGATTCTACTGCCAACATTCTGGATACTACCTATCTAACGGACCTAGAAAAAATGAATACCCTGGTAGCTTAA
- the dnaA gene encoding chromosomal replication initiator protein DnaA, which produces MIKDCTTVWKNCLQVIKDSIGEQSYKTWFEPIVPLLLKDNVLTIQVPSQFFYEWLEEHYVSLLKKVIYQELGNEGRLEYSIIVDRGNDFNKPQTVNIPTKKVPTAISNSYHPEQHFLKNPFESKTIDRNFFNSQLNGSYNFDNYIEGDCNRLARSAGYAVAAKPGTTSFNPLMVYGGVGLGKTHLVHAIGNHIKSTWPEKFVLYVSSEKFVNQFIESLKTNSVQDFANFYLLVDILIIDDVQFLSGKEKTQEMFFHIFNHLHQSGKQIVMTSDCAPPKLKGLEERLLSRFKWGLTADLQSPDFETRMAIIQKKMQADGIDIPNNVIEYLAYSVDTNVRELEGVLISLIAQSSLNRKEIDLELAKNALKHIIEDVETEVNLDFIQKTVAEYFDVTLDSLKAKTRKKEIVTARQVAMYFAKEFTSHSLKSIGYHFGGRDHSTVIHSVQTVSDLIDTDKKFKASIQELQKKFKVKTG; this is translated from the coding sequence ATGATTAAAGACTGTACGACAGTATGGAAAAACTGTCTGCAGGTGATAAAGGACAGCATAGGGGAGCAGAGCTACAAAACGTGGTTCGAGCCTATCGTGCCTTTGTTGCTGAAAGACAACGTACTGACGATCCAGGTGCCCAGTCAGTTTTTTTACGAATGGCTGGAAGAGCATTATGTTAGTCTGCTCAAAAAAGTTATTTACCAGGAGCTAGGGAACGAAGGCCGGCTGGAATATTCGATTATCGTGGATCGGGGCAACGATTTTAATAAACCGCAAACGGTAAATATTCCGACCAAAAAAGTACCCACGGCTATTTCTAATTCATACCATCCGGAGCAACATTTTTTAAAAAATCCGTTCGAATCCAAAACCATCGACCGGAATTTTTTTAATTCGCAGTTAAACGGTTCTTATAATTTTGATAATTACATCGAAGGCGATTGCAACCGGCTGGCCCGTTCGGCGGGTTACGCGGTAGCTGCCAAACCCGGTACTACGTCTTTTAACCCCTTAATGGTATACGGCGGCGTGGGTTTAGGCAAAACGCACCTGGTACACGCCATCGGCAACCATATTAAAAGTACCTGGCCCGAGAAATTTGTACTGTACGTTTCGTCGGAGAAATTCGTTAATCAGTTTATCGAGTCATTAAAAACCAATTCGGTTCAGGATTTTGCGAACTTTTACCTGCTCGTTGATATCCTGATTATTGATGACGTGCAGTTTTTGAGCGGGAAAGAGAAAACCCAGGAAATGTTTTTCCATATTTTCAACCACCTGCACCAGTCCGGCAAACAAATCGTGATGACTTCGGACTGCGCACCGCCGAAGTTAAAAGGTTTGGAAGAGCGATTACTTTCCCGGTTTAAATGGGGCTTAACCGCCGATTTGCAAAGTCCGGATTTTGAAACCCGCATGGCCATTATTCAGAAAAAAATGCAGGCCGATGGCATTGATATTCCGAATAACGTAATTGAGTACCTGGCTTATTCCGTGGATACCAACGTACGGGAACTGGAAGGCGTACTGATTTCGTTAATTGCCCAATCGTCGCTGAACCGCAAAGAGATTGACCTGGAATTGGCTAAAAATGCCTTAAAGCACATTATTGAAGACGTAGAAACCGAGGTAAACCTGGATTTCATTCAAAAAACGGTAGCCGAATACTTTGATGTAACCCTGGACTCGTTGAAAGCCAAGACCCGGAAGAAAGAAATTGTAACGGCGCGGCAGGTGGCGATGTATTTTGCCAAAGAATTTACCAGTCATTCTTTAAAATCTATTGGTTACCATTTTGGTGGCCGGGACCATAGTACCGTTATTCACTCGGTGCAAACCGTTTCGGATTTAATTGATACAGATAAAAAATTTAAAGCATCGATACAAGAACTACAAAAGAAATTTAAAGTGAAAACCGGCTGA